A stretch of Peteryoungia algae DNA encodes these proteins:
- the tsf gene encoding translation elongation factor Ts, giving the protein MAEITAALVKELREKSGAGMMDCKKALIENDGDVEAAIDWLRAKGIAKADKKSGRTAAEGLVGINGAGTSAVVVEVNSETDFVARNDAFQDLVRGVASVAIGTDGTVDAISAATYPASGKSVADTIKDAIAHIGENMTLRRAVKLSVEDGVVATYVHNAASEGLGKLGVLVALKSTGNKDVLAAIGRQVAMHIAATNPLAIRSEEVDAAVAERERNVFIEQSRASGKPDAIIEKMVEGRMRKFFEEVALLSQAFVINPDLTVGDAIKAAEKDAGAPIEVTGMARLLLGEGIEKEESDFAAEVAAVAKG; this is encoded by the coding sequence ATGGCTGAAATCACTGCAGCACTGGTTAAGGAACTGCGCGAAAAGTCCGGCGCAGGCATGATGGATTGCAAGAAGGCTCTCATCGAGAACGACGGTGACGTCGAAGCCGCCATCGACTGGCTGCGCGCCAAGGGTATCGCCAAGGCCGACAAGAAGTCGGGCCGCACGGCCGCCGAAGGCCTGGTCGGCATCAATGGCGCCGGCACCTCGGCCGTTGTCGTCGAAGTCAACTCCGAAACCGACTTCGTTGCCCGTAACGACGCCTTCCAGGACCTCGTCCGCGGCGTGGCTTCCGTTGCCATCGGCACCGACGGTACCGTCGATGCGATCAGCGCTGCCACCTATCCGGCCAGCGGCAAGTCGGTTGCCGACACCATCAAGGACGCAATCGCCCATATCGGCGAGAACATGACGCTGCGCCGCGCCGTCAAGCTCTCGGTCGAGGATGGTGTCGTCGCGACCTACGTCCACAATGCCGCCTCCGAAGGCCTCGGCAAGCTCGGCGTGCTCGTTGCGCTGAAGTCGACCGGCAACAAGGACGTTCTGGCTGCCATCGGCCGTCAGGTCGCCATGCACATCGCTGCGACCAACCCGCTTGCCATCCGTTCGGAAGAAGTCGATGCCGCCGTCGCCGAGCGCGAGCGCAATGTCTTCATCGAACAGTCGCGCGCCTCGGGCAAGCCGGACGCCATCATCGAGAAGATGGTCGAAGGCCGCATGCGCAAGTTCTTCGAGGAAGTCGCGCTTCTGTCGCAGGCTTTCGTCATCAACCCGGATCTGACGGTCGGCGACGCCATCAAGGCTGCCGAGAAGGATGCCGGCGCTCCGATCGAAGTCACCGGCATGGCTCGTCTGCTGCTCGGCGAAGGCATCGAGAAGGAAGAGAGCGACTTCGCCGCCGAAGTGGCTGCTGTCGCCAAGGGCTGA
- the pyrH gene encoding UMP kinase, producing MSVKPLFKRVLLKASGEALMGSQGFGIDVAVADRIAGDIAEARRMGVEVGVVVGGGNIFRGVAVASKGGDRVTGDHMGMLATVINALALATSLRKRDIDTVVLSAIAMPEICESFSQRAALHHLAQGRVVIFAGGTGNPFFTTDSAAALRAAEIGAEAIFKGTQVDGIYSADPKKEPDATRFDRLTHDEVLQKGLAVMDVAAVALARENHIPIIVFSIHEKGGFGEILSGAGLMTIVTDN from the coding sequence ATGTCCGTCAAGCCATTGTTCAAACGCGTCCTCCTCAAGGCTTCCGGCGAGGCCCTCATGGGAAGCCAGGGCTTCGGGATTGATGTCGCGGTGGCAGATCGGATTGCCGGCGACATCGCAGAAGCCCGGCGCATGGGCGTGGAAGTCGGCGTCGTCGTCGGCGGGGGCAACATCTTCCGCGGTGTGGCTGTCGCCTCCAAGGGCGGCGATCGGGTGACCGGCGACCATATGGGCATGCTGGCAACCGTCATCAACGCGCTGGCGCTTGCCACGTCCCTGCGCAAACGCGACATCGATACGGTCGTTCTTTCGGCGATCGCCATGCCGGAGATTTGCGAGAGCTTCTCGCAGCGCGCCGCCTTGCACCATCTGGCGCAGGGCAGGGTGGTAATTTTTGCAGGCGGTACGGGCAATCCATTCTTCACCACCGATTCCGCTGCGGCATTGCGCGCAGCCGAGATCGGTGCCGAGGCGATCTTCAAGGGAACACAGGTGGACGGGATCTATTCCGCCGACCCGAAGAAGGAACCAGACGCCACCCGCTTCGACCGGCTCACGCATGACGAAGTCCTGCAGAAGGGGCTCGCCGTCATGGATGTTGCAGCTGTCGCCCTGGCGCGCGAAAACCACATACCGATCATCGTCTTCTCGATCCATGAGAAGGGTGGCTTCGGCGAAATCCTGTCCGGCGCCGGTCTCATGACCATCGTCACCGACAACTGA
- the frr gene encoding ribosome recycling factor — protein MTAGVDLNDIKRRMDGAINAFKNDIASLRTGRASANILDPVMVEAYGSRVPLNQVANVTVPEPRMLGVSIWDKSMANAVDRAIREANLGLNPIMDGQNLRIPLPELNEERRKSLVKVAHDYAEKAKVAIRHVRRDGMDGLKKAEKDGAISQDDSRSLSEKVQKMTDETIVDVDRLLADKEKEIMQV, from the coding sequence ATGACCGCAGGGGTTGATCTCAACGACATCAAGCGCCGCATGGACGGTGCCATCAACGCATTCAAGAACGATATCGCGTCGCTGCGCACGGGCCGCGCCTCGGCCAATATCCTCGATCCGGTTATGGTCGAAGCCTATGGTTCGCGCGTGCCGCTGAATCAGGTGGCCAACGTGACCGTGCCCGAGCCGCGCATGCTGGGTGTCTCGATCTGGGACAAGTCCATGGCCAACGCTGTCGACCGTGCGATCCGCGAAGCCAATCTCGGCCTCAACCCGATCATGGACGGGCAGAACCTGCGCATTCCTCTGCCGGAATTGAACGAAGAGCGCCGCAAGTCGCTCGTCAAGGTCGCGCATGATTACGCAGAGAAGGCCAAGGTTGCCATCCGCCACGTCCGCCGCGACGGCATGGACGGCCTGAAGAAGGCCGAGAAGGATGGCGCTATCAGCCAGGACGACAGCCGTTCCCTGTCCGAGAAGGTGCAGAAGATGACCGACGAGACGATTGTCGACGTCGACCGCTTGCTCGCGGACAAGGAAAAGGAAATCATGCAGGTTTAA
- a CDS encoding isoprenyl transferase produces the protein MSTIHHRIVPQHVAIIMDGNGRWANARGLPRTLGHRKGVEAVRETVKAAGEAGISVLTLFAFSSENWRRPEAEVNELFGLLKAFIRRDLAELHRSGVRVRVIGDRLNLRDDILSLLLEAEETTADNTAMTLVIAFNYGSRDEIARAAARLAVEVRAGRLDPSQIDAQKLNDFLDTAGIPDPDLVIRTSGEERLSNFLLWQAAYAELMFVPDFWPDFTPALFDSVLERYAARDRRFGGLSDKAVAVGS, from the coding sequence ATGTCGACAATTCATCATCGCATCGTTCCGCAGCATGTTGCGATCATCATGGATGGCAACGGACGCTGGGCGAACGCGCGCGGCTTGCCGCGAACCCTTGGCCACCGCAAGGGGGTCGAGGCGGTCCGTGAGACGGTAAAGGCAGCAGGCGAGGCCGGGATCTCGGTTCTGACCCTGTTTGCCTTCTCGTCGGAAAACTGGCGGCGACCGGAAGCCGAGGTCAACGAACTCTTTGGTCTCCTGAAAGCCTTCATTCGCCGTGATCTGGCCGAACTGCACCGGTCGGGAGTTCGTGTCCGCGTCATCGGAGACCGGCTGAACCTCCGCGACGACATTCTGTCGCTCCTTCTCGAAGCGGAAGAGACGACGGCCGACAATACGGCCATGACCCTCGTGATTGCCTTCAACTACGGATCGCGTGACGAGATCGCACGGGCTGCGGCACGTCTGGCGGTCGAAGTGCGGGCCGGCAGGCTCGATCCGTCCCAGATCGATGCACAAAAGCTCAACGACTTTCTCGATACGGCCGGCATTCCGGATCCGGATCTGGTGATCCGCACGAGCGGCGAGGAGCGTCTGTCGAACTTCCTGCTCTGGCAGGCGGCCTATGCCGAGCTGATGTTCGTGCCCGACTTCTGGCCGGATTTCACGCCGGCACTGTTCGACAGTGTCCTGGAACGATACGCGGCGCGCGACCGTCGCTTCGGTGGTCTGTCGGACAAAGCCGTGGCGGTTGGCTCATGA
- a CDS encoding phosphatidate cytidylyltransferase — protein sequence MSRELQLRIVSAIVLVVVVLAATWFGGLAFKALAAAIGLLIYYEWSTITRLAEGSLRSNAFGWLSMALISLNMLFGEADMTVPLFAGLVVTMAIPSFLGRVSWWQSGGLFYAGLSAISLSAIRGEDSLGFIAMLFVFVVVWATDILAYFVGRAVGGPKLAPRISPGKTWSGAVGGTVAGVAGGILVAMAHFQDVGLWVGLVALALSVASQIGDLFESFIKRRFGVKDSSKLIPGHGGVMDRVDGLVFACFAAFFLAIGSSAGSANAVVSMGAFLFGL from the coding sequence ATGTCGCGCGAGCTTCAGCTCAGGATCGTCTCAGCCATCGTCTTGGTCGTGGTGGTTCTCGCCGCGACCTGGTTTGGCGGCCTTGCCTTCAAGGCTCTGGCTGCGGCGATCGGTCTGCTGATCTATTACGAGTGGTCCACCATCACACGCCTTGCAGAGGGCAGCCTCAGGTCGAACGCTTTCGGCTGGTTGTCGATGGCGTTGATCAGCCTGAACATGCTCTTCGGAGAGGCCGACATGACAGTGCCGCTCTTTGCCGGCCTTGTCGTAACCATGGCCATTCCGTCCTTTCTCGGCCGCGTGAGCTGGTGGCAGTCTGGCGGTCTGTTCTATGCCGGCCTGAGCGCCATTTCGCTTTCCGCGATCCGGGGTGAGGATTCTCTCGGCTTCATCGCGATGCTTTTTGTCTTCGTCGTTGTCTGGGCGACAGACATTCTGGCTTACTTCGTCGGTCGGGCCGTCGGCGGTCCCAAACTTGCCCCGCGCATATCACCCGGCAAAACCTGGTCAGGCGCCGTTGGTGGCACCGTGGCCGGTGTCGCGGGTGGAATTCTGGTCGCCATGGCCCATTTTCAGGATGTCGGATTGTGGGTCGGGCTGGTGGCGCTGGCGCTGTCGGTTGCAAGCCAGATCGGCGACCTCTTCGAGTCCTTTATCAAGCGGCGATTTGGAGTGAAGGATTCGAGCAAGCTGATTCCAGGCCATGGTGGCGTGATGGACCGCGTCGACGGCCTTGTATTTGCCTGTTTTGCCGCGTTTTTCTTGGCCATCGGCAGTTCTGCCGGAAGTGCCAATGCTGTCGTGTCCATGGGAGCCTTCCTCTTCGGTCTTTGA
- the rseP gene encoding RIP metalloprotease RseP, which produces MDHISTIFSFLGGYILPYILILSALVFIHELGHYLAGRWSGIRILAFSVGFGPELVGFTDSHGTRWKISAIPLGGYVRFFGDADAASRPDGSMVEELTEQERAQTLNGAKLWKRAVTVAAGPIANFLLAIVIFAGMFATMGKPVSDPVVADIKPGSAAEAAGIARGDVLVALDGRIIETFDDVVRYITMRPEIPVEVTVRRDGQEVDFDLVPHRAVTTDRFGNEMEVGQIGIITDQQAGNFRIVQLSPVEAVWEGVRQTGHIITGTFDYIGNMIAGRMNADQLGGPVRVVQASGQMATLGVIALLNLAAVLSVSLGLLNLFPVPVLDGGHLVLYAIEAVRGRPMGQGAQEIAFRIGMAMILSLMVFATWNDISRLIG; this is translated from the coding sequence ATGGATCACATCAGCACAATCTTCAGTTTCCTCGGCGGATATATCCTGCCTTACATCCTGATCCTGTCTGCGCTCGTTTTCATTCATGAATTGGGTCACTACCTTGCAGGGCGCTGGTCGGGCATCCGGATTCTCGCCTTCTCGGTCGGCTTCGGCCCTGAGCTGGTCGGCTTCACTGACAGTCACGGAACCCGCTGGAAGATATCGGCAATCCCGCTTGGCGGCTATGTGCGCTTCTTTGGTGACGCAGATGCTGCCAGCCGTCCCGATGGTTCGATGGTCGAAGAACTGACCGAGCAGGAACGCGCCCAGACACTGAACGGTGCCAAGCTGTGGAAACGCGCCGTGACGGTTGCCGCAGGCCCGATTGCCAATTTCCTGCTCGCCATCGTCATCTTTGCCGGCATGTTCGCGACCATGGGCAAACCGGTGTCGGATCCGGTCGTCGCCGACATCAAGCCTGGCAGCGCAGCTGAGGCTGCCGGGATTGCGCGCGGCGACGTTCTGGTGGCTCTCGATGGTCGCATCATCGAAACCTTCGACGATGTTGTGCGCTACATCACAATGCGGCCGGAAATTCCGGTCGAGGTCACGGTCCGCCGCGATGGTCAGGAGGTCGATTTCGATCTGGTTCCGCATCGGGCCGTAACGACCGATCGCTTCGGCAACGAGATGGAAGTCGGGCAGATTGGCATCATCACCGACCAGCAGGCCGGCAACTTCCGGATCGTGCAGCTATCGCCGGTGGAAGCCGTCTGGGAGGGCGTGCGTCAGACCGGCCACATCATTACCGGTACATTCGATTATATCGGCAACATGATCGCCGGCCGCATGAATGCCGACCAGCTGGGTGGGCCGGTCCGGGTCGTGCAGGCTTCCGGCCAGATGGCGACGCTCGGCGTTATCGCTCTGTTAAATCTGGCGGCGGTTCTTTCCGTTTCCCTGGGGCTTTTGAATTTGTTCCCAGTTCCGGTCCTTGACGGGGGCCATCTGGTTCTCTACGCGATTGAAGCAGTACGGGGGAGGCCGATGGGGCAGGGCGCACAGGAAATCGCATTCCGGATTGGTATGGCGATGATCCTGTCTCTGATGGTCTTCGCCACCTGGAACGATATCAGCCGTTTGATTGGCTAG
- the bamA gene encoding outer membrane protein assembly factor BamA — MKAGSKFLNAVSAVALSAGVVSSGAGIAVLASVVAAEAAVVQRIDVRGAQRVGAEAVRSNISIQPGRTFSNSDIDESVKRLYATGFFSDVQISVSGGTLVVTVAENQLINQVVFNGNRKIKDDKLQAIVQTQAQGPYSDSLISADIERIREAYAAIGRSDVEVTTQVVTVAEGRVNLAFVVNEGERTKISTINFVGNSAYSDGRLAAVLQTKESGVLSFLTRKDVYNEDKLRADEELLRQFYYNHGYADFRVISSEAVLSETGNEYTINITVDEGQRYRFGAVSVESTVDGIDGSELQGLLETREGNTYSARDVQKSMEAISRRVSSAGYPFARVVPRGDRNFETNTIGVTYLVDQGERAYVERIEVRGNTRTRDYVIRREFDISEGDAFNQETISRAKRRLEALGFFASVNISTQTGSSPDRVVVIVDVQDQPTGSFGIGAGYSVGDGGLVLEASVEEKNFLGRGQFIRLAAGGGFDDTQTYNFSFTEPYFLGYRLAAGFDLFKSSTSSNSEYDYEEQGGTIRVTAPITEDLATTLRYTYKTIDYINDGAFGTDGVAGTADDTIADPYIDAISGSTWKQSILGHSIVYNTVDDRQNPHEGIYASFTHEYAGLGGDSEYYKAYIRARMFYTLSDEFDIVGSLAGSAGHVVALGDNLNVFEQFKIGGKEVRGFDNSGIGPRMGDDSIGGTTYFAASAEATFPLPMVPQDLGFRGAVFADAGTLFGSDLASDGGAQGTSMSLRASVGAGVIWNSPFGALRVDYAVPVAKEDFDETQEFRFSMANQF, encoded by the coding sequence ATGAAGGCTGGTTCAAAGTTTTTGAACGCAGTATCGGCGGTCGCGCTGTCTGCTGGTGTCGTGTCTTCGGGCGCAGGTATTGCCGTTCTTGCATCGGTGGTTGCTGCCGAAGCTGCAGTTGTTCAGCGTATTGATGTGCGCGGTGCTCAGCGTGTGGGTGCGGAGGCTGTACGCTCCAATATTTCGATCCAGCCGGGTCGGACCTTCTCCAACTCCGACATCGATGAATCGGTCAAGCGTCTCTACGCGACCGGCTTCTTCTCCGATGTGCAGATCTCTGTATCCGGCGGCACGCTCGTCGTGACCGTTGCAGAAAACCAGCTGATCAACCAGGTCGTCTTCAACGGCAACCGCAAGATCAAGGACGACAAGCTTCAGGCCATCGTCCAGACCCAGGCGCAGGGTCCATATAGCGACAGCCTCATCAGCGCGGACATCGAGCGCATCCGTGAAGCCTATGCCGCGATTGGCCGCAGCGACGTTGAAGTGACGACGCAGGTCGTGACCGTGGCCGAGGGCCGCGTGAACCTCGCTTTCGTCGTCAATGAGGGCGAGCGCACGAAGATCAGCACGATCAATTTCGTTGGCAACAGCGCCTATTCCGACGGTCGCCTTGCCGCCGTCCTGCAGACGAAGGAATCGGGTGTCCTGTCCTTCCTGACTCGCAAGGATGTCTACAATGAGGACAAGTTGCGCGCCGATGAAGAATTGCTGCGCCAGTTCTACTACAACCATGGCTATGCCGACTTCCGCGTGATCTCGTCCGAGGCCGTGTTGAGCGAGACCGGCAACGAATACACGATCAATATCACTGTCGACGAAGGTCAGCGTTACCGCTTTGGTGCCGTTTCGGTCGAGTCGACCGTCGACGGTATCGACGGTTCCGAGCTGCAGGGTCTTCTGGAAACCCGCGAAGGCAACACCTACAGCGCCCGCGATGTTCAGAAGTCGATGGAAGCCATTTCGCGCCGCGTCTCGTCGGCTGGTTATCCTTTCGCTCGCGTCGTTCCGCGCGGTGACCGCAATTTCGAGACCAACACCATCGGCGTGACCTATCTCGTCGACCAGGGTGAGCGCGCGTATGTCGAGCGCATCGAGGTTCGTGGCAATACCCGTACCCGCGACTATGTTATTCGCCGCGAGTTCGATATTTCCGAGGGCGACGCCTTCAACCAGGAAACCATCTCCCGTGCCAAGCGCCGCCTGGAGGCCCTCGGCTTCTTCGCGTCCGTCAACATTTCGACCCAGACCGGCAGCTCGCCGGACCGCGTCGTGGTCATCGTCGATGTGCAGGATCAGCCGACCGGTTCGTTCGGCATCGGTGCCGGTTATTCCGTCGGTGACGGTGGTCTGGTTCTTGAAGCGTCTGTCGAAGAAAAGAACTTCCTCGGCCGCGGCCAGTTCATCCGCCTCGCGGCCGGTGGTGGTTTTGACGACACGCAGACCTACAACTTCTCTTTCACCGAGCCCTATTTCCTCGGTTACCGTCTGGCCGCCGGCTTCGACCTCTTCAAGAGCTCGACCAGCAGCAACTCGGAATACGATTACGAAGAGCAGGGCGGCACGATCCGCGTGACCGCGCCGATCACCGAAGATCTGGCAACGACTCTGCGTTACACCTACAAGACCATCGATTACATCAATGATGGCGCGTTCGGGACCGACGGTGTTGCCGGCACAGCTGACGATACGATCGCAGATCCCTATATTGACGCGATCAGCGGCAGCACCTGGAAGCAGTCGATCCTCGGTCATTCGATCGTCTACAACACGGTCGACGATCGCCAGAACCCGCATGAAGGCATTTATGCAAGCTTTACGCATGAATATGCCGGCCTCGGTGGCGATTCCGAATACTACAAGGCTTACATCCGCGCCCGCATGTTCTACACGCTGTCGGACGAGTTCGACATCGTCGGCTCGTTGGCCGGTTCGGCTGGTCACGTCGTCGCTCTCGGCGACAACCTGAACGTCTTCGAGCAGTTCAAGATCGGCGGCAAGGAAGTTCGCGGCTTCGACAACAGCGGTATCGGCCCGCGTATGGGTGACGACTCGATCGGCGGCACGACCTACTTCGCAGCCTCCGCCGAAGCCACTTTCCCGCTTCCGATGGTCCCACAGGATCTGGGCTTCCGCGGTGCAGTCTTTGCCGACGCCGGAACACTGTTCGGCAGCGACCTGGCGAGCGATGGCGGTGCCCAGGGGACGAGCATGTCGCTCCGTGCTTCGGTTGGCGCAGGTGTGATCTGGAATTCGCCCTTCGGCGCTCTTCGTGTCGATTACGCGGTTCCGGTCGCCAAGGAAGACTTCGACGAGACCCAGGAATTCCGCTTCAGCATGGCGAACCAGTTCTAA
- the lpxD gene encoding UDP-3-O-(3-hydroxymyristoyl)glucosamine N-acyltransferase, translated as MEHNHFFPPHSGVTLAALAQQTGAELQDESHGERIVRSVSPVARAKDGDVCYILSRRNRDELATCQATAIFCEKPLLSLIPAHIPVLVAKSAHTAFALAGALLHPQGLKPALTTSEPAKISPAAYVDPSASLEPGVEIEPMAVIGADVEIGSGTRIGPGAVIGPGVRIGRDCVIAGGATVQVALIGNNVIIHNGARIGQDGFGYAPGPRGMLKIVQVGRVIIQDHVEIGANTTIDRGTMDDTVIGEGTKIDNLVQVGHNVRIGRHCGIVSQVGIAGSTVIGDGVMIGGAAGVNGHIKIGDGAQIAAMSGVLADVPPGERYGGVPARPLKDYLREVADTLSRYDGRAKDKGASND; from the coding sequence ATGGAGCATAATCATTTCTTTCCGCCCCATTCAGGGGTGACCTTGGCTGCGCTTGCGCAGCAGACGGGGGCGGAATTGCAGGACGAGAGCCATGGTGAGCGGATCGTTCGATCCGTGTCGCCGGTGGCGCGCGCAAAGGACGGGGATGTGTGCTACATCCTCTCCCGCCGCAACCGTGATGAGCTGGCGACATGCCAGGCGACGGCGATTTTCTGCGAAAAGCCGCTTCTGTCCCTAATCCCCGCACATATTCCCGTTCTGGTCGCCAAAAGTGCCCATACCGCATTTGCGCTTGCAGGCGCTCTTCTGCATCCTCAGGGGCTGAAGCCGGCGCTCACGACATCGGAGCCGGCGAAGATTTCGCCAGCGGCCTATGTCGATCCTTCCGCAAGTCTGGAGCCCGGCGTCGAGATCGAGCCAATGGCTGTCATCGGTGCCGATGTCGAGATCGGCAGCGGGACGCGTATCGGGCCTGGCGCCGTTATCGGGCCGGGCGTCCGCATTGGCCGCGACTGCGTGATTGCCGGTGGCGCCACAGTCCAGGTCGCCCTTATCGGTAACAATGTCATCATCCACAACGGTGCCCGCATCGGCCAGGACGGCTTCGGCTATGCGCCGGGTCCCCGTGGCATGCTTAAGATCGTCCAGGTTGGCCGCGTCATCATCCAGGATCACGTCGAGATTGGTGCCAACACCACGATCGATCGTGGCACCATGGACGATACCGTAATCGGCGAGGGCACCAAGATCGATAATCTGGTCCAGGTTGGTCACAACGTTCGCATCGGGCGTCATTGTGGCATTGTGAGCCAGGTTGGCATTGCCGGCAGCACGGTCATCGGGGATGGGGTCATGATTGGCGGCGCCGCCGGCGTGAATGGTCATATCAAGATTGGCGACGGCGCACAGATTGCCGCCATGAGCGGCGTTCTTGCAGACGTGCCCCCGGGCGAGAGATACGGCGGTGTTCCGGCCCGCCCGTTGAAGGATTATCTGCGCGAGGTAGCGGACACATTGAGCCGCTACGACGGCCGCGCCAAGGACAAGGGAGCCAGCAATGACTGA
- the fabZ gene encoding 3-hydroxyacyl-ACP dehydratase FabZ, translating to MTELAKSELGSADILEIMKLLPHRYPFLLVDKIIEIDGDNSAIGIKNVTANEPHFTGHFPESPIMPGVLLIEGMAQTAGAICARLQGEGGNLVYFMTIDNARFRKPVVPGDRVEFHVVKQKQRGNIWKFHCDAKVDGALVAEADIGAMIMRKDQK from the coding sequence ATGACTGAACTCGCGAAGAGCGAATTGGGATCGGCTGATATCCTCGAGATCATGAAGCTTCTGCCCCACCGCTACCCCTTCCTGCTGGTGGACAAGATCATTGAGATCGACGGTGACAATTCTGCCATCGGCATCAAGAACGTCACGGCCAACGAGCCGCATTTCACCGGCCATTTTCCGGAAAGCCCGATCATGCCCGGCGTGCTTCTGATCGAAGGCATGGCGCAGACCGCCGGCGCGATCTGTGCCCGGTTGCAGGGCGAGGGTGGAAATCTCGTCTACTTCATGACGATCGACAATGCCCGCTTCCGCAAGCCGGTTGTGCCGGGTGATCGGGTCGAATTCCACGTCGTGAAGCAGAAGCAGCGCGGCAATATCTGGAAATTCCATTGCGACGCCAAGGTCGACGGCGCACTGGTCGCCGAGGCCGACATCGGTGCCATGATCATGCGCAAGGATCAGAAATGA
- the lpxA gene encoding acyl-ACP--UDP-N-acetylglucosamine O-acyltransferase: MSQIAASAVIHPMAVVEDGAVIGENVRVGPFCRVGPRVTLKDGVELLSNAVVTGLTEIGAGTQIHPMAVIGGVSQSLHEAGEDSRLVVGANCTMREGVTMNCGTVGGGGITRVGDNCLFLANSHVAHDCILGSGIILSNNVMLAGHVRVEDKAILSGGCAVHQFVRIGRQAFIGGLSAVAYDVIPYGMLNGNPGILGGLNVVGMSRSGIERSVIHQVRRAFKQIFESEGSARANAAAIRDEYLDCPPAIEILDFIAAESDRALSSPHRGKT, translated from the coding sequence ATGAGCCAGATCGCCGCAAGCGCCGTCATCCATCCGATGGCCGTGGTCGAAGACGGCGCGGTGATCGGTGAGAATGTCCGGGTTGGACCCTTCTGCCGCGTCGGTCCACGTGTCACGCTGAAGGACGGTGTCGAGCTCCTGTCGAACGCTGTCGTGACCGGATTGACCGAAATCGGCGCCGGCACGCAGATCCACCCGATGGCCGTGATCGGCGGTGTATCGCAGAGCCTCCACGAGGCGGGCGAAGATTCCAGACTGGTCGTCGGCGCGAACTGCACAATGCGCGAAGGCGTGACGATGAACTGCGGCACGGTTGGCGGCGGCGGTATTACGCGGGTCGGCGACAACTGCCTGTTCCTCGCGAATTCGCATGTCGCGCATGACTGCATTCTCGGCAGCGGGATTATTCTCTCCAACAATGTCATGCTCGCCGGGCATGTCCGCGTCGAGGACAAGGCCATCCTCAGTGGCGGCTGCGCCGTGCATCAGTTCGTCCGTATCGGTCGTCAGGCGTTCATCGGCGGACTGTCCGCCGTCGCCTATGATGTCATTCCCTATGGCATGCTGAATGGGAACCCGGGCATCCTAGGCGGCCTCAATGTGGTCGGCATGAGCCGGTCCGGCATCGAGCGTTCGGTCATCCATCAGGTCCGTCGCGCCTTCAAGCAGATCTTCGAGAGCGAAGGCTCGGCCCGTGCCAATGCAGCCGCGATCCGCGACGAATATCTCGACTGCCCACCGGCGATCGAAATCCTCGACTTCATCGCGGCTGAAAGCGACCGGGCGCTGTCTTCGCCCCATCGCGGCAAGACCTGA
- a CDS encoding LpxI family protein: MTAAAHRDGLPRTGRLAIIAGSGKLPLFLAEAAREAGEDPFVLRLKNEADDIWQGFDTAVIGVGDMAGLSALFRQHDIRRVVMSGAVKRRPAFGDIRVNWKSLLKLPSALKTLLAGGDDAVLRMVISLIEAQGCEVLGAHEILPGLLATVGPLGSVSPDADALKDIGRAADAAETLGRLDVGQGAVAVGGRIVALEGVEGTDAMLARVQGLRAEGRISQRRKGVLVKLCKPQQDLRADLPTIGVSTVANAKAAGLAGIAVEAGRALVVERDAMIVAADAAGIFVVGIDRSNKELGS, from the coding sequence ATGACGGCGGCCGCGCACCGTGACGGCCTGCCGCGGACCGGTCGCCTCGCGATCATCGCTGGCAGCGGAAAACTGCCGCTCTTCCTGGCCGAGGCTGCACGCGAGGCAGGCGAAGATCCATTTGTTCTCAGACTGAAAAATGAGGCCGACGACATCTGGCAAGGGTTCGACACCGCGGTGATCGGCGTCGGCGACATGGCAGGCCTTTCCGCCCTGTTCCGTCAGCATGATATCCGTCGGGTTGTGATGTCGGGTGCCGTCAAGCGACGCCCGGCCTTTGGCGATATCCGGGTCAATTGGAAATCCCTCCTGAAACTTCCCAGTGCGCTGAAGACCCTGCTGGCCGGCGGTGACGATGCCGTGTTGCGCATGGTGATCTCGCTGATCGAAGCGCAGGGCTGCGAAGTGCTCGGTGCACACGAGATCCTTCCAGGTCTGCTGGCAACGGTTGGACCGCTCGGGTCGGTTTCCCCGGACGCGGATGCGTTGAAGGATATCGGCAGGGCAGCGGATGCCGCCGAGACGCTAGGCAGGCTCGATGTCGGGCAGGGGGCGGTTGCAGTCGGTGGCCGCATCGTAGCCCTGGAAGGCGTCGAAGGAACCGACGCCATGCTGGCCCGGGTGCAGGGATTGCGCGCAGAGGGCAGGATCTCGCAACGCCGCAAGGGCGTTCTGGTCAAACTCTGCAAGCCGCAGCAGGATTTGCGGGCAGATCTGCCGACCATAGGGGTCTCGACTGTTGCGAACGCCAAGGCCGCAGGGCTCGCTGGCATAGCCGTCGAAGCCGGGCGGGCGCTCGTGGTCGAGCGCGACGCGATGATCGTGGCTGCGGATGCTGCCGGCATTTTCGTCGTCGGCATAGACCGGTCAAACAAGGAGCTTGGATCGTGA